A genomic region of Paenibacillus sp. PL2-23 contains the following coding sequences:
- a CDS encoding ABC transporter permease subunit → MKLQAFWKDLKQYKVLLIMLLPAVLFYVLFAYIPMGGIVLAFKHYDYAGGVFGSPWNGFDNFRFFFDSGDAYRVTRNTALYNIAFIVINNALQIVAAILLFEVGGKWFRKIIQSALFLPYFISWVVVGAIAYNLLNYDIGTVNVLLRGLGMEPVDIYNTPAYWPYLLVLVSAWKSLGYGTVMYLAAITSIDTEMYEAAEIDGANIFQRIMKVTIPNLFPTVIILVLLAVGNIFRGDFGMFYNMVGNNGMLFSSTDVIDTFVFRSLIMSNDMGMSAAAGVFQSVLGFITIMAVNYAVRRYDRDRALF, encoded by the coding sequence ATGAAATTACAAGCATTCTGGAAAGATCTGAAGCAATACAAGGTTCTATTGATCATGCTGCTGCCGGCGGTATTGTTCTACGTCCTGTTTGCCTACATTCCCATGGGGGGCATCGTGCTGGCTTTCAAGCATTACGATTATGCCGGGGGCGTATTCGGGAGTCCGTGGAACGGATTCGACAATTTCCGCTTCTTCTTCGACTCCGGGGACGCATACCGGGTGACGCGGAATACGGCGCTCTACAACATAGCGTTCATTGTTATTAATAACGCCCTGCAGATTGTTGCTGCGATTCTGCTGTTTGAGGTTGGCGGCAAATGGTTCCGCAAGATCATTCAATCCGCGTTGTTCCTGCCTTACTTTATCTCATGGGTTGTTGTAGGGGCGATTGCCTACAATTTGCTGAACTACGATATCGGCACCGTAAACGTGCTGCTGCGAGGTCTGGGCATGGAGCCTGTCGATATCTACAATACGCCGGCTTATTGGCCTTATCTGCTGGTGCTGGTATCCGCCTGGAAGAGCCTCGGCTATGGCACGGTCATGTATCTGGCGGCTATCACGAGCATCGATACGGAGATGTATGAGGCGGCGGAGATCGACGGAGCGAACATCTTCCAGCGTATCATGAAGGTGACGATCCCGAATCTGTTCCCGACGGTGATCATTCTGGTGCTGCTGGCGGTAGGCAACATCTTCCGTGGAGATTTCGGAATGTTCTACAACATGGTCGGCAACAACGGCATGTTATTCTCTTCGACGGATGTTATCGACACCTTCGTATTCCGTTCCTTGATTATGTCCAATGATATGGGAATGTCGGCCGCTGCCGGGGTATTCCAATCCGTTCTTGGCTTCATTACCATTATGGCCGTCAACTATGCCGTTCGCCGGTATGACAGGGATCGAGCGTTATTCTAA